The genomic stretch ACCTGGTGGCGCTGGCCGCCGAGCGCCCCGGCGAGGGCATCGCCAAGACCCTCGCGACCCGCCCCGAGATCCGGATCATCGACTACACAGGGTCGACGATCTTCGGCGACTGGCTGGAGGCCAACGCCCGCCAGGCGCAGGTCTACACCGAGAAGGCCGGCGTCAACACGGTGATCGTGCACTCCACGGACACCTACAAGGGCATGCTGTCGAACCTGGCGTTCTCGCTGTCCCTGTACAGCGGCCAGATGTGCACCACCCCGCAGAACCTGCTCATCCCGCGCGACGGCATCCGTACCGACGAGGGCCCCAAGACCTTCGACGAGGTCGCCGCCGACCTCGCCCGCGCGGTCGACGGTCTCCTCGGCGACGACGCGCGCGCGAACGCCCTGCTGGGCGCGATCGTCAACCCGGACGTCAAGGCCCGTCTGGAAGCCGCCGCCGGCCTCGGGGAAATCGCCCTCGCCTCACGGGAGATCAGCAACCCCGAGTTCCCGGACGCGGTGGTGCGCACCCCGGTCATCGTCAAGCTGGACGGCGCCAAGCCGGACGACCAGGCCGCCTACATGAGCGAGTGCTTCGGCCCCGTCTCCTTCGCCGTCGCCGTCGACTCGGCCGCCGACGCGGTGGAGCTGCTGCGCCGCACGGTCCGCGAGAAGGGCGCGATGACGGTCGGCGCCTACACCACCGACCCCGAGGTCGAGCGGGCGATCGAGGAGGTGTGCCTGGAGGAGGCGGCCCAGCTGTCGCTCAACCTGACCGGCGGGGTGTATGTGAACCAGACTGCCGCCTTCTCCGACTTCCACGGCTCGGGCGGCAACCCGGCGGCGAACGCGGCCCTCACCGACGGCGCGTTCGTGGCCAACCGCTTCAGGGTGGTGGAGGTCCGCCGGGAGGCGTAGCGACTGCTCAGGAGGGTGCGCCCCCTGTAGCACTCCAGTGGTACAGCGTCATCGCCACGCTGGTGGCGAGGTTGTAGCTGGAGACCTGGGGGCGCATCGGCAGGGCCAGCAGATGGTCGGCACGCGCGCGCAGCTCGGCCGACAGCCCGCTGCGCTCCGAGCCGAACGCCAGGACGGCGGCGTCGGGCAGCTTGGTGCCGCGGATGTCCTCGCCCTCCGGGTCGAGGGCGAACAGCGGCCCGGCGGGCAGCTCGTCGACGCCGAGGCGTTCCACGGCGGTCGCGAAGTGCAGGCCGGCGCCGCCGCGCACCACCGTGGGATGCCAGGGGTCGAGCGTGCCGGTGGTGACCACGCCGGTCGCCCCGAAGCCGGCGGCCAGCCGGATCACGGCGCCGGCGTTGCCCAGGTTGCGGGGGTTGTCCAGGACCACGACGGGCGCGCTGCGCGGGGTGCGTGCGAGCGTGCGCAGGTTGGCCTCGCGCGAGGGCCGTACGGCGAGCGCGGCCACACCGGTCGGGTGCGGCCGCGGCACGAGCGAGGCGTACGTCTCCGCGGACACCTGCGTGAGCAGCGCGTCCAGCGCGTCCCGTACGTCACCGGCGAGTTCCTCGGCGAGGGCGAGCGCGGCCGCCCGGTCGGTGGTGACCGCCACCGGGATCTCGGCCCCGAAGCGCAGCGCGTGCTTGAGGGCGTGGAAGCCGTCGAGCAGCACGGCGTCATCGGCGTGCGCGCGCCAGCGGGTCAGCGGGTCGGTCATGCCGTGCACCCTACGCGGCCCCCTGCGGGCTCCCCTCCGGCGAGCGCGGCGCGGGCACCGCGGGGTCACTGCGCCGGACCGTCCGCTCGCGCGCGCGTGCCACCAGCGCGCCCAGCCGGCGCAGGAACGGCGTCGGCAGGAAGACCGCGTCCGCAGTGATCATGGCCAGCGAGAAGAACGGCAGCCCGAGCACGACCGCGATCACCGAGTGCTCGATCATCAGCAGCACCAGCAGGACGTTCTTGACCCGCCGGTTGAACAGGGTGAACGGGAAGGCGACCTGCACCGCGACCGTCCCGTAGGCCACGATCGTCATGATCGTGCCGCTGGCGGACATCAGATCCGCGAGTCCGGGCCAGGGCGAGAAGTAGTCCAGGTGGAGCGGGTAGTAGACGGCGGTGCCGTCCTGCCAGCGCGAGCCCTGGATCTTGTACCAGCCGGCCGTCGCATAGATCAGGCAGGCCTCCGCCATGATCACCAGCAGGGCGCCGTTGTGGAGGATGTTGGTGATGACGTCCAGCAGGATCCGCGGCTCCGGCGACTTCGCCCAGCGGCCGACGGCCCACCACAGGCCGAGTACCACCCAGGCGGTCCACAGCAGCGCGGGGATCAGCCAGCCGTTGTCGAACCGGCCGGTGAACGTGGCTATCGCGAGCGCGAGTCCGAACACCGCCCACAGGGCCGGTCCCACCCGGTCGGCGGGAACCCGCTCCCCACGCGCGCGTGCCGCCCCGGTGCGCGCCGCCCGCCGCGCGTCCAGCGACCACACCTGTCCGCACCGTGTGAACACGAGGTAGAAGGACATCAGGTGCAGCACGTTGTCGCCGCCGTCGCCCACGAAGACGCTGCGGTTCTGCAGTGACAGCACCCCCAGCATGAACAGCACGGACGCGGTCCGGGTGCGCCAGCCGAGCAGCAGCGCGGCACTGGCGGCGATCGCCAGCAGGTAGAAGCACTCGAACCACACCTGTCCGTCGGACCACAGCAGAGCCGTGAACGCGTGGTTGTCGGCGGTCAGCTCCTTGGCGAGGTTCCAGCCCCACGGTCCGGCCGGACCGTACAGCTCCTGGCGGTGAGGGAACTCACGCAGCAGGAACAGCAGCCAGGTCCCGGCGAACCCGATGCGGATCACGGCGCTCTGATACGGCCCGAGAGCCGCGCCGGTGGCCCGGGCGATACCGCACGAGAGGATCAGGGAGAGCCTGTTCACCGCACACCTCCCGCTGCCTCGCCGGCCGTCACGGTCCACCAGGGCAGCACGCGGTAGACGGGCTTGTCGGGCACGCGCTCACGGCTCCACTCGGGCGGCTGCACATTGGTGGTGCTGGAACGGATCTGCACGCGCTGGATGACGCCCTCCTGGTCGGCCGGATAGGTCCGGTACAGCCGCATCACCACGATCCGGCGCAGGTACTGCTCGGACAGGGAGCCGCGCATGCCCAGGGAGCGGTTGTCGGTGCTGTGCGTGGCGGTGAAGAAGTCCCAGGCACGTCGCAGCTCGTTCTGCTGCGTGTGGCTCGGCACCAGGTTGCCGTCGATCGCGGCACCGTCCTGGGCGGAGAGGTCGGTCCACCCGGTGGTGCGCAGTCCGCCGTCCTTCGCGCGCACCACGGCACGCACCTGCACGGCGATGTTCTGCTGCAGCGGGTTCGGCGCGAACAGCTTCCAGTTCTGCTCGAACTCCGGGTACACCCATTCCTCGACGGCCTTGCCGTGCTGCTTGGTCACCGTGTTCGCGGGGGCGAGGCTGAGGAACACCATCAGCAGATGCACACAGGCGGCGACGCCGACCACCGCGAGCGCCAGCGCCGCGACGACCTGGTAGCGGGGGGAGAGGGCGGCCACGCCGGTACGGGGCACGCCGGGCGGCCGCGGGGCGCCGGGCTCGGGCGACGGCACAGGGATGGTCAGGGCAGTCGGGGTGGCGGGCCCGGCCGTCGGCTTCGACCGGGGTGCGCGGTCCGCGCTGCCGAAATCCCCGCCGCCGGAATCCCCGACGCCGTCATCCGCGCCGCCGGAATCCGCACCGCCCGCGGCCGCCGCATCCGTCAGGGAGTCCACGCGGGCCGGGGGAGTCTCCGGGAGACGCGTCCCGGCCGACCCGTCGGGGCCGGGCCGGGCCCCCGAGTCCTCGTCGTACGCGTCCATTCCGCCCCGTCCCCCGTTTCGGCTCGGTCGTTCGGCTGGGTGTCCAGCTCGGTGCTGCGGCGCCACCACGAGCGCCCCATGATTCACGCACGCCACTCCTCGGCGTTCCACGGAACGGTACTCAGCCCCGGCCACCGGGCGCAGCCCCGGGGGCGGGCGAGGG from Streptomyces roseochromogenus subsp. oscitans DS 12.976 encodes the following:
- the paaN gene encoding phenylacetic acid degradation protein PaaN, with translation MAAELTAHALIAKHRPTLDQALEAIRTRAYWSPHPEHPKAYGENGSLDAATGKAAFDALLGNRLDLADQPGIDDWVGDEVSPYGIELGVTYPHADIDVLLPAMKAGQRAWREAGAELRAMVCLEILKRISDRTHQFAHAVMHTSGQAFMMAFQAGGPHAQDRGLEAVAYAYAEQVRTPETAEWTKPQGKRDPLALTKRFTPVPRGLALVIGCNTFPTWNGYPGLFASLATGNAVLVKPHPRAVLPLALTVQIARQVLAETGFDPNLVALAAERPGEGIAKTLATRPEIRIIDYTGSTIFGDWLEANARQAQVYTEKAGVNTVIVHSTDTYKGMLSNLAFSLSLYSGQMCTTPQNLLIPRDGIRTDEGPKTFDEVAADLARAVDGLLGDDARANALLGAIVNPDVKARLEAAAGLGEIALASREISNPEFPDAVVRTPVIVKLDGAKPDDQAAYMSECFGPVSFAVAVDSAADAVELLRRTVREKGAMTVGAYTTDPEVERAIEEVCLEEAAQLSLNLTGGVYVNQTAAFSDFHGSGGNPAANAALTDGAFVANRFRVVEVRREA
- a CDS encoding TrmH family RNA methyltransferase encodes the protein MTDPLTRWRAHADDAVLLDGFHALKHALRFGAEIPVAVTTDRAAALALAEELAGDVRDALDALLTQVSAETYASLVPRPHPTGVAALAVRPSREANLRTLARTPRSAPVVVLDNPRNLGNAGAVIRLAAGFGATGVVTTGTLDPWHPTVVRGGAGLHFATAVERLGVDELPAGPLFALDPEGEDIRGTKLPDAAVLAFGSERSGLSAELRARADHLLALPMRPQVSSYNLATSVAMTLYHWSATGGAPS
- a CDS encoding HTTM domain-containing protein; the encoded protein is MNRLSLILSCGIARATGAALGPYQSAVIRIGFAGTWLLFLLREFPHRQELYGPAGPWGWNLAKELTADNHAFTALLWSDGQVWFECFYLLAIAASAALLLGWRTRTASVLFMLGVLSLQNRSVFVGDGGDNVLHLMSFYLVFTRCGQVWSLDARRAARTGAARARGERVPADRVGPALWAVFGLALAIATFTGRFDNGWLIPALLWTAWVVLGLWWAVGRWAKSPEPRILLDVITNILHNGALLVIMAEACLIYATAGWYKIQGSRWQDGTAVYYPLHLDYFSPWPGLADLMSASGTIMTIVAYGTVAVQVAFPFTLFNRRVKNVLLVLLMIEHSVIAVVLGLPFFSLAMITADAVFLPTPFLRRLGALVARARERTVRRSDPAVPAPRSPEGSPQGAA
- a CDS encoding DUF5819 family protein is translated as MDAYDEDSGARPGPDGSAGTRLPETPPARVDSLTDAAAAGGADSGGADDGVGDSGGGDFGSADRAPRSKPTAGPATPTALTIPVPSPEPGAPRPPGVPRTGVAALSPRYQVVAALALAVVGVAACVHLLMVFLSLAPANTVTKQHGKAVEEWVYPEFEQNWKLFAPNPLQQNIAVQVRAVVRAKDGGLRTTGWTDLSAQDGAAIDGNLVPSHTQQNELRRAWDFFTATHSTDNRSLGMRGSLSEQYLRRIVVMRLYRTYPADQEGVIQRVQIRSSTTNVQPPEWSRERVPDKPVYRVLPWWTVTAGEAAGGVR